From a region of the Streptomyces sp. NBC_01454 genome:
- a CDS encoding WGR domain-containing protein, with translation MSEGRTYLELSQEGGGAPKFYEVTVRGTVVSVRYGRIGAGGQQQTSTFPTGEKARAAAARKIGEKVRKGYAPAVQGQRSARPVTRRQVTSTPSTARAVAPVLWRFRTGASAFGIHVAEDRCWVGNQHGDVYTLGHDGEVLAHYQLPDGVKCLVADDFWIYAGCDDGTVYDLSSKVPFAAYDIAPDVDIFWLDIREGVLHVADRDGGLTVIDHEDEFQWSRRSAGAHAWMVRRDERAVYHGHHRGVTAYRADGSRELWHTPTNGAVLFGWQEDHAVYAGTDRRVVQRLAKDDGTPEATYRCDTVVYSCATAPGGRYVFAGDSASSVYCFAADGTRLWKLGTGGGSALSMQYLDEKLYLVTTDGSLVCVDASDAAVTAARSGTVPLAREVKSAAALPTYTPSASVRTVAAADASGIVVECVQEGGRLRVHVVSGGHDPAWNVQFPRHIRRAGARFAVDDLAAAPGGFYRVRGEIRQLV, from the coding sequence ATGTCCGAGGGCAGGACATATCTGGAACTGTCGCAAGAGGGCGGCGGTGCCCCCAAGTTCTACGAGGTGACGGTGCGGGGCACGGTGGTCTCGGTGCGCTACGGACGGATCGGCGCCGGCGGCCAGCAGCAGACCTCGACGTTCCCGACGGGGGAGAAAGCGCGGGCCGCGGCCGCGCGGAAGATCGGCGAGAAGGTCCGCAAGGGCTACGCACCGGCGGTACAGGGACAGCGGTCCGCCCGCCCGGTGACACGGCGCCAGGTCACCTCCACGCCCTCGACGGCCCGCGCGGTCGCACCGGTGCTGTGGCGCTTTCGCACCGGCGCGTCGGCGTTCGGCATCCATGTCGCGGAGGACCGCTGCTGGGTCGGCAATCAGCACGGCGACGTCTACACCCTGGGTCACGACGGCGAGGTACTGGCGCACTATCAGCTGCCCGACGGCGTCAAGTGCCTGGTGGCCGACGACTTCTGGATCTACGCCGGCTGTGACGACGGAACGGTCTACGACCTCTCGTCGAAGGTCCCCTTCGCCGCCTATGACATCGCCCCCGATGTCGACATCTTCTGGCTGGACATCCGCGAGGGCGTCCTCCATGTCGCCGACCGCGACGGCGGGCTGACGGTCATCGACCACGAGGACGAGTTCCAGTGGTCACGGCGCAGCGCGGGCGCACACGCCTGGATGGTGCGGCGGGACGAACGCGCCGTCTACCACGGCCACCACCGCGGGGTGACGGCCTACCGCGCCGACGGCAGCCGCGAGTTGTGGCACACACCGACCAACGGTGCGGTGCTGTTCGGCTGGCAGGAGGACCATGCGGTGTACGCCGGCACCGACCGGCGCGTGGTCCAGCGGCTGGCCAAGGACGATGGGACGCCGGAAGCCACCTACCGGTGCGACACGGTGGTCTACTCCTGCGCGACGGCTCCCGGCGGCCGCTATGTCTTCGCGGGTGACTCGGCCTCTTCGGTGTACTGCTTCGCCGCCGACGGCACCCGCCTGTGGAAGCTGGGCACCGGCGGCGGATCGGCCCTGTCGATGCAGTATCTGGACGAGAAGCTGTACCTGGTCACCACCGACGGGTCCCTGGTGTGTGTGGACGCGAGCGACGCCGCCGTCACCGCCGCCCGGTCGGGCACGGTGCCTCTCGCCCGGGAGGTGAAGTCGGCCGCCGCGCTGCCGACATACACCCCGTCGGCCTCGGTGCGGACGGTGGCCGCGGCCGACGCCTCGGGGATCGTGGTGGAGTGCGTGCAGGAGGGCGGCCGGCTGCGGGTCCATGTCGTCTCCGG
- a CDS encoding type II toxin-antitoxin system PemK/MazF family toxin, producing the protein MTTSFNAPDEPDALPGSQGPAATVEAQPRSIGTVTMTYAPDPDGDPDPGEIVWTWVPYEENDGRGKDRPVLVVAREAGGTLLAVQLSSKGHHNDREWVPLGAGPWDRAGRDSWVAVDRVLRVHPAGMRREACALDRGRFNLVVNRLRERYGWR; encoded by the coding sequence GTGACGACTTCATTCAACGCACCCGATGAGCCCGACGCGCTGCCCGGCAGTCAGGGGCCGGCCGCGACCGTGGAGGCGCAGCCGCGCTCCATCGGTACCGTGACCATGACCTATGCGCCCGACCCCGACGGCGACCCGGATCCCGGAGAGATCGTGTGGACCTGGGTGCCCTACGAGGAGAACGACGGCCGCGGCAAGGACCGTCCGGTGCTGGTCGTCGCCCGTGAGGCGGGCGGAACGCTGCTGGCCGTGCAGCTGTCCAGCAAGGGCCACCACAACGACCGGGAATGGGTGCCCCTGGGCGCCGGCCCGTGGGACCGCGCGGGGCGCGACTCCTGGGTGGCCGTGGACCGGGTGCTGCGGGTGCATCCGGCCGGGATGCGGCGCGAGGCCTGCGCACTGGACCGCGGCCGCTTCAACCTCGTCGTCAACCGGCTGCGCGAGCGCTACGGCTGGCGCTGA
- a CDS encoding DUF1697 domain-containing protein, whose protein sequence is MSRQIALLRGINVGGHNSFPKAGQLELAESLGLKDVSVLLQTGNIVFADPGTPPEETARMLHDRIAAELGLTVPVVVRTAEELAAAVAANPFPQAVPEPKTLHVTFLSDVPADTSRLDALDPAAFAPDQYRLIGRELYLWCPGGTGRSKLAETVSRARLGVTATARNWNTVSKLLALAEA, encoded by the coding sequence ATGTCCCGTCAGATCGCTCTGCTCCGCGGCATCAACGTCGGCGGACACAACTCCTTCCCCAAGGCCGGACAGCTGGAGCTGGCCGAGTCCCTGGGCCTGAAGGACGTCTCGGTCCTGCTGCAGACCGGCAATATCGTCTTCGCCGACCCCGGTACGCCGCCGGAGGAGACGGCCCGGATGCTGCACGACCGGATCGCCGCCGAGCTCGGGCTGACGGTGCCGGTCGTGGTCCGGACGGCCGAGGAGCTGGCCGCCGCCGTCGCCGCGAATCCGTTCCCGCAGGCCGTGCCGGAGCCCAAGACCCTCCATGTGACGTTCCTGTCGGACGTGCCGGCCGACACCTCGCGACTGGACGCGCTCGACCCGGCGGCGTTCGCGCCCGATCAGTACCGCCTGATCGGGCGCGAACTGTATCTGTGGTGCCCCGGTGGCACCGGGCGCTCCAAGCTCGCCGAGACCGTGAGCCGCGCCCGGCTCGGGGTGACGGCCACCGCCCGTAACTGGAACACCGTCAGCAAGCTCCTGGCCCTGGCGGAGGCCTGA
- a CDS encoding methylated-DNA--[protein]-cysteine S-methyltransferase produces MTHEEQDSPPAAAPDAAPETTRRDWAWTRLETPIGPLLLAATGTGLVQVVFHADARTARRALTPLEQLFGGPPLTGIPHLATAVSELSAYFAGGLRTFTVPLDWSLSSGFSARVLRILACDVPYGGVVGYQDLADRVGEPGAARAVGAAMGSNPLPVIVPCHRVVASDGGIGGFGGGLETKRLLLALEGVLPAPLF; encoded by the coding sequence GTGACGCACGAAGAGCAGGATTCCCCGCCGGCGGCCGCGCCGGACGCGGCACCGGAGACGACCCGGCGCGACTGGGCCTGGACGCGGCTGGAGACGCCCATCGGTCCGCTGCTGCTCGCCGCGACCGGCACGGGCCTGGTCCAGGTCGTCTTCCATGCCGACGCGCGCACGGCCCGCCGCGCGCTGACCCCTCTGGAGCAGCTCTTCGGCGGGCCGCCGCTCACCGGCATACCGCATCTGGCGACGGCCGTCTCCGAGCTGTCCGCCTATTTCGCCGGCGGGCTGCGGACCTTCACCGTCCCGCTGGACTGGTCGCTGTCCTCCGGGTTCTCCGCCCGTGTCCTGCGGATCCTGGCCTGCGATGTCCCCTATGGCGGCGTCGTCGGCTATCAGGATCTCGCCGACCGGGTCGGGGAGCCGGGCGCGGCCCGCGCGGTGGGCGCCGCGATGGGCTCCAACCCGCTGCCGGTGATCGTGCCCTGCCACCGTGTGGTGGCCAGTGACGGCGGGATCGGCGGTTTCGGCGGGGGTCTGGAGACCAAGCGCCTGCTGCTGGCCCTGGAAGGTGTGCTGCCCGCTCCGCTCTTCTGA
- a CDS encoding glycerophosphodiester phosphodiesterase, with the protein MRIRPVATVAAGALLGLSALVLSPAAQAAPHGHPPVMVAHRGAASYAPENTLASIDAAARLGFEWVENDVQRTKDGELVILHDSSLARTTNVEQVFPDRSPWNVSDFTLREIEKLDAGSWFGAKFKGERVPTLEDYMDEVEHNDQSLLMELKSPELYPGIERETLRELRGAGWLNSAHLKDRLVIQSFNADAIKTVHRLQPEVRTGFLGNPSVADLPKFAKYCDQINPVHTAVTRDYVAAVHGLKGPHRRPLDLYTWTVDDPATAVKVAGLGVDGIISNKPDVVRAAVGGEDDD; encoded by the coding sequence ATGCGTATCCGCCCCGTCGCCACCGTCGCCGCCGGTGCGCTCCTGGGTCTGTCCGCGCTCGTCCTCTCCCCGGCCGCCCAGGCCGCGCCGCACGGACACCCTCCGGTGATGGTCGCCCACCGCGGTGCCGCGTCGTACGCCCCCGAGAACACGCTCGCCTCGATCGACGCCGCCGCCCGGCTCGGGTTCGAATGGGTCGAGAACGATGTCCAGCGCACCAAGGACGGCGAGCTGGTCATCCTCCATGACAGCTCGCTCGCCCGGACGACCAACGTGGAGCAGGTCTTTCCCGACCGGTCCCCGTGGAACGTGTCGGACTTCACGCTCCGCGAGATCGAGAAACTGGACGCGGGCAGCTGGTTCGGAGCGAAGTTCAAAGGGGAGCGGGTGCCGACCCTCGAGGACTACATGGACGAGGTCGAGCACAACGACCAGAGCCTGCTGATGGAGCTGAAGTCCCCGGAGCTCTACCCGGGCATCGAACGGGAGACCCTGCGGGAGCTACGCGGCGCGGGGTGGCTGAACAGCGCGCACCTCAAGGACCGGCTGGTCATCCAGAGCTTCAACGCGGATGCCATCAAGACGGTGCACAGGCTGCAGCCGGAGGTCAGGACGGGCTTCCTCGGCAATCCGTCCGTCGCCGACCTCCCGAAGTTCGCGAAGTACTGCGACCAGATCAACCCCGTCCACACCGCGGTCACCCGGGACTACGTGGCCGCCGTCCACGGTCTGAAGGGCCCGCACCGCCGGCCGCTGGACCTGTACACCTGGACCGTCGACGACCCGGCGACCGCGGTCAAGGTCGCCGGCCTGGGCGTCGACGGCATCATCAGCAACAAGCCCGACGTGGTGCGGGCCGCCGTGGGAGGCGAGGACGACGACTGA
- the uvrB gene encoding excinuclease ABC subunit UvrB — protein sequence MRPVSKIERTVAPFEVVSPYQPSGDQPAAIAELEKRVRGGEKDVVLLGATGTGKSATTAWMIEKLQRPTLVLAPNKTLAAQLANEFRELLPNNAVEYFVSYYDYYQPEAYVPQSDTYIEKDSSINEEVERLRHSATNSLLTRRDVIVVASVSCIYGLGTPQEYVDRMVPLKVGDEFDRDQLLRRFVDIQYTRNDVSFTRGTFRVRGDTIEIFPVYEELAVRIEMFGDEIEALSTLHPLTGEVITDDQELYIFPASHYIAGPERMERAIAGIEAELADSLATMEKQGKMLEAQRLRMRTTYDIEMMRQIGSCSGIENYSMHMDGREPGSAPHTLIDYFPDDFLLVIDESHVTVPQIGAMYEGDASRKRTLVEHGFRLPSAMDNRPLKWEEFLGRIGQTVYLSATPGPYELARGDGFVEQIIRPTGLVDPEVVVKPTDGQIDDLVHEIRARTEKNERVLVTTLTKKMAEDLTDYFLELGIQVRYLHSDVDTLRRVELLRELRAGEYDVLVGINLLREGLDLPEVSLVAILDADKEGFLRSGSALIQTIGRAARNVSGQVHMYADKVTRAMEKAIDETNRRREKQLAYNKANGIDPQPLRKKIGDIVATIAREEIDTRELLGTGYRQGAEAKDTKGKAPVPALGAKAAKGKGGKEAAALTDRPAAELAELIEEMTERMRAAAAELQFEVAARLRDEVGELKKELRQMREAGVK from the coding sequence ATGCGGCCCGTATCAAAGATCGAACGCACGGTGGCGCCTTTCGAGGTCGTCAGCCCCTACCAGCCCAGCGGCGACCAGCCGGCGGCCATCGCCGAACTGGAGAAGCGCGTCCGCGGGGGTGAAAAGGACGTCGTCCTGCTGGGCGCCACGGGTACCGGCAAGTCGGCGACCACCGCGTGGATGATCGAGAAGCTGCAGCGCCCGACGCTCGTCCTGGCGCCCAACAAGACCCTCGCGGCCCAGCTCGCCAACGAATTCCGCGAGCTGCTGCCGAACAACGCCGTCGAGTACTTCGTCTCCTACTACGACTACTACCAGCCCGAGGCGTACGTCCCGCAGTCCGATACGTACATCGAGAAGGACTCCTCCATCAACGAGGAGGTCGAACGGCTGCGCCACTCCGCCACGAATTCGCTGCTCACCCGGCGTGATGTCATCGTCGTCGCCTCGGTGTCCTGCATCTACGGCCTCGGTACGCCGCAGGAGTACGTCGACCGGATGGTGCCGCTGAAGGTCGGCGACGAATTCGACCGCGACCAGCTGCTGCGCCGCTTCGTCGACATCCAGTACACCCGCAACGACGTGTCCTTCACCCGCGGCACCTTCCGGGTGCGGGGCGACACCATCGAGATCTTCCCGGTCTACGAAGAGCTGGCCGTGCGGATCGAGATGTTCGGCGACGAGATCGAGGCGCTGTCCACCCTCCACCCGCTCACCGGCGAGGTGATCACCGACGACCAGGAGCTGTACATCTTCCCGGCCAGCCACTACATCGCGGGGCCGGAGAGGATGGAGCGGGCCATCGCCGGGATCGAGGCCGAGCTGGCGGACAGCCTCGCCACCATGGAGAAGCAGGGCAAGATGCTGGAGGCCCAGCGGCTGCGGATGCGCACCACGTACGACATCGAGATGATGCGTCAGATCGGCTCCTGCTCGGGCATCGAGAACTACTCCATGCACATGGACGGCCGCGAGCCCGGTTCCGCGCCCCACACCCTCATCGACTACTTCCCGGACGACTTCCTCCTGGTCATCGACGAGTCGCATGTCACGGTCCCGCAGATCGGCGCCATGTACGAGGGCGACGCCTCCCGCAAGCGCACCCTCGTCGAGCACGGCTTCCGGCTGCCGTCGGCCATGGACAACCGGCCGCTGAAGTGGGAAGAGTTCCTCGGGCGCATCGGGCAGACGGTGTATCTGTCCGCGACCCCGGGCCCGTACGAGCTGGCCCGCGGGGACGGCTTCGTGGAGCAGATCATCCGTCCGACCGGTCTGGTCGATCCGGAGGTGGTGGTCAAGCCCACCGACGGGCAGATCGACGACCTGGTGCACGAGATCCGTGCGCGCACCGAGAAGAACGAACGCGTCCTGGTCACCACCCTCACCAAGAAGATGGCCGAGGACCTCACCGACTACTTCCTCGAGCTCGGCATCCAGGTCCGCTATCTGCACAGCGACGTGGACACCCTGCGGCGTGTGGAGCTGCTGCGCGAGCTGCGAGCGGGTGAGTACGACGTCCTGGTGGGCATCAACCTGCTGCGGGAGGGCCTCGACCTCCCCGAGGTCTCCCTGGTGGCCATTCTGGACGCCGACAAGGAGGGCTTCCTGCGGTCCGGTTCGGCGCTCATCCAGACCATCGGACGCGCGGCGCGCAATGTCTCCGGCCAGGTGCACATGTACGCCGACAAGGTCACCCGGGCGATGGAGAAGGCCATCGACGAGACCAACCGCCGCCGGGAGAAGCAGCTGGCCTACAACAAGGCGAACGGCATCGACCCGCAGCCGCTCCGCAAGAAGATCGGCGACATCGTCGCCACGATCGCCCGGGAGGAGATCGACACCCGGGAGCTGCTGGGCACGGGGTACCGCCAGGGCGCGGAGGCCAAGGACACCAAGGGCAAGGCACCGGTCCCGGCGCTGGGGGCCAAGGCCGCGAAGGGCAAGGGCGGCAAGGAAGCGGCGGCACTGACGGACCGTCCCGCCGCCGAACTGGCCGAGCTCATCGAGGAGATGACGGAGCGGATGCGGGCCGCCGCGGCCGAGCTGCAGTTCGAGGTCGCCGCCAGGCTCCGCGACGAGGTCGGCGAACTGAAGAAGGAGCTGCGGCAAATGAGGGAGGCCGGGGTGAAGTAG
- a CDS encoding TerD family protein has protein sequence MSVNLAKGQGISLEKSDGGSLTAVRMGLGWRSAPRRGLFGRRTSEIDLDASAVLFAEKKPIDVVFFQHLTSDDGAVRHTGDNLVGGAGKGGDDEAILVDLARVPVHIDQIVFTVNSFTGQTFAEVQDAFCRLVDETTGEELARYTLTGGGDYTAQVMSKVHRVGDGWQMTAIGEPSVGRTFQDLVPAILPHL, from the coding sequence GTGTCGGTCAATTTGGCCAAGGGACAGGGCATCAGCCTGGAGAAGTCCGACGGAGGAAGCCTGACCGCGGTGCGGATGGGGCTGGGATGGCGTTCGGCGCCGCGCCGCGGGCTGTTCGGAAGGCGGACCAGTGAGATCGACCTCGATGCCTCGGCGGTGCTGTTCGCCGAGAAGAAGCCCATAGATGTCGTCTTCTTCCAGCACCTGACCAGCGATGACGGCGCGGTCCGGCACACCGGCGACAACCTGGTCGGTGGTGCGGGCAAGGGCGGTGACGACGAGGCGATCCTGGTGGACCTGGCGCGGGTGCCGGTGCACATCGACCAGATCGTGTTCACCGTCAACTCCTTCACCGGCCAGACCTTCGCCGAGGTGCAGGATGCCTTCTGCCGTCTGGTGGACGAGACCACCGGCGAGGAGCTGGCCCGCTACACCCTCACGGGCGGCGGCGACTACACCGCACAGGTCATGTCCAAGGTGCACCGGGTGGGCGACGGCTGGCAGATGACCGCCATCGGTGAGCCCTCCGTCGGCCGTACCTTCCAGGACCTCGTGCCGGCGATCCTGCCGCACCTGTAG
- a CDS encoding TerD family protein, translating to MTAELVRGQNHPLDRTRVEIRVAAGGPVVAGVMLGDAHGRLSGNEAVAHPGAPRRTGIEVPRQAAAEHRIAVDLDALPGAVHRVSVLLALPSGIGALTAFGAAAAPSVAVTGLDGTALARYTVTGLGPESAVVALELYRRQGTWKVRAVGQGYEGGLPAMLHDQGLPQAAELAAEIEQAVGLGQARALPAPAPVAAARCEQSGTGPAAAPAGDRPSPVHRTASDDPAASAHGTGAGAAHGDGPPAPPTADAGAAAAAASGAASGAAASTGTEAAPVPPAGAPVDYRHPRRRATPAPPDPAPSVATPSPATPPADGPATPDGPPLPVAGDAAGWSMEERLYNQVWGMFEDLARSVAAYRSAADFARSRLEQELDKALADPRNRLGTAADAARATARDRHATLLTRARAALDRDLGQLVAESEVVEPALPPAFARWDSPVWQGHHASQERPMAVRLGDLHLPEVLDLRIPMLVRLPLERGLWIDSGPDVRAHPGRPDPEREVGRRELGSALTDGPPDEAELRRLAMETAVALAARLLAVHPPGDFAVQVIDPAGTAAPALAPLVESGVLPALPVPGAQGVASVLEDLTRRVELVQMAVRHRAADALPPDLDPADQLLIVHDFPHGFDDRALTLLRYLADEGPAVGVHLLMVADRAQAREYGPVLDPLWRSLLRITPVPDAHLADPWVGHAWTYEPLLAPKGSQVVRQTLERVAGARRPS from the coding sequence ATGACGGCCGAGCTGGTCCGGGGGCAGAACCATCCGCTGGACCGGACGCGGGTGGAGATCCGGGTGGCGGCGGGCGGTCCCGTCGTCGCCGGGGTCATGCTCGGCGACGCACACGGCAGGCTCTCCGGTAACGAGGCGGTCGCGCATCCGGGCGCGCCCCGGCGTACCGGGATCGAGGTTCCCCGCCAGGCGGCCGCCGAGCACCGCATCGCGGTGGATCTCGACGCGCTGCCCGGGGCCGTCCACCGGGTCAGCGTGCTGCTGGCGCTGCCCAGCGGGATCGGTGCGCTGACCGCCTTCGGCGCGGCCGCCGCGCCCTCCGTCGCGGTCACCGGCCTCGACGGCACCGCCCTCGCGCGCTACACCGTGACCGGCCTGGGCCCCGAGTCCGCCGTCGTCGCCCTGGAGCTCTACCGCAGGCAGGGCACCTGGAAGGTGCGTGCCGTGGGCCAGGGCTACGAAGGTGGCCTCCCGGCGATGCTGCACGACCAGGGGCTGCCGCAGGCGGCGGAACTGGCCGCGGAGATCGAGCAGGCGGTCGGCCTGGGGCAGGCCCGCGCGCTCCCCGCGCCCGCCCCCGTGGCGGCGGCCCGGTGCGAACAGTCCGGTACCGGCCCGGCCGCCGCGCCCGCCGGCGACCGGCCGTCCCCCGTGCACCGCACGGCATCTGACGACCCGGCAGCCTCGGCACACGGAACGGGAGCCGGAGCCGCCCACGGAGACGGCCCCCCGGCGCCGCCCACGGCCGATGCCGGCGCCGCAGCCGCAGCCGCATCCGGAGCCGCATCCGGAGCCGCAGCCTCGACCGGTACCGAGGCCGCCCCCGTCCCGCCCGCCGGCGCCCCCGTCGACTACCGGCACCCGCGGCGCCGCGCCACCCCCGCGCCACCCGACCCCGCCCCGTCCGTCGCAACCCCGTCCCCCGCAACCCCGCCGGCCGACGGCCCCGCCACACCCGACGGCCCCCCGCTGCCGGTGGCCGGGGATGCCGCCGGCTGGAGCATGGAGGAGCGGCTCTACAACCAGGTCTGGGGCATGTTCGAGGACCTGGCCCGTTCGGTCGCCGCCTACCGCAGCGCCGCCGACTTCGCCCGGTCCCGTCTGGAGCAGGAGCTCGACAAGGCCCTCGCCGACCCGCGCAACCGCCTCGGTACGGCCGCCGATGCCGCCCGTGCCACCGCCCGCGACCGGCACGCCACCCTCCTGACCCGGGCCCGTGCCGCCCTCGACCGCGATCTGGGCCAGCTCGTGGCCGAGTCGGAGGTCGTGGAGCCCGCACTGCCGCCGGCCTTCGCCCGCTGGGACAGCCCCGTATGGCAGGGCCACCACGCCTCCCAGGAGCGGCCGATGGCGGTGCGCCTGGGCGATCTCCACCTCCCGGAGGTCCTGGACCTGCGCATTCCCATGCTCGTACGCCTCCCCCTGGAGCGCGGGCTGTGGATCGACAGCGGACCCGATGTCCGGGCCCACCCTGGCCGCCCCGACCCCGAGCGGGAGGTCGGCCGGCGGGAGCTGGGCAGCGCGCTCACGGACGGGCCGCCCGACGAGGCCGAACTGCGCCGCCTGGCCATGGAGACCGCCGTCGCGCTCGCCGCCCGACTGCTCGCCGTCCACCCGCCCGGCGACTTCGCGGTCCAGGTCATCGACCCGGCCGGTACCGCGGCGCCCGCGCTCGCGCCCCTGGTGGAGAGCGGCGTGCTGCCCGCCCTCCCGGTGCCCGGCGCCCAGGGGGTGGCCTCGGTCCTGGAAGACCTGACACGGCGGGTCGAGCTGGTGCAGATGGCCGTCCGCCACCGCGCCGCCGATGCGCTGCCGCCGGACCTCGACCCCGCCGACCAGCTGCTGATCGTGCACGACTTCCCGCACGGCTTCGACGACCGCGCCCTCACCCTGCTCCGCTATCTGGCCGACGAGGGGCCGGCCGTCGGGGTGCATCTCCTGATGGTCGCCGACCGCGCCCAGGCCCGGGAGTACGGCCCGGTCCTGGACCCGCTGTGGCGCTCCCTGCTGCGGATCACCCCGGTCCCCGATGCCCACCTCGCCGACCCCTGGGTCGGCCATGCCTGGACGTACGAACCCCTGCTCGCCCCGAAGGGCAGTCAGGTGGTGCGGCAGACGCTGGAGCGGGTCGCAGGCGCCCGGCGGCCATCCTGA
- a CDS encoding TerC family protein: MDVSPTLWALTILGLCVLIAADFFIGGRKPHEVSLKEAGIWTGVWIALATLFGLGLLLLGGTAPAGEFFAGFITEKSLSVDNLFVFVLIMAKFAVPAIYQQRVLLVGVLIALVLRAGFISAGAAIIANFSWVFYLFGAFLIWTAWKLIKEARAEEEDEEFEENRFLKMVEKRFPSTDTYHGTKLFIVENGKRLMTPMLIVMLAIGTTDVLFALDSIPAIFGLTQDPYIVFTANAFALMGLRQLYFLIGGLLKKLVHLSYGLSIILGFIGVKLVLHALHESGVPVPEISIPVSLGVICAVLIVTTITSLRASKKQAGGETAVKENSGV, encoded by the coding sequence GTGGACGTTTCCCCTACCCTGTGGGCGCTGACCATTCTTGGTCTGTGTGTCCTGATCGCCGCCGATTTCTTCATCGGCGGCCGCAAACCGCACGAGGTCTCCCTCAAGGAGGCCGGAATCTGGACCGGTGTCTGGATCGCGCTCGCCACGCTTTTCGGCCTCGGGCTGCTGCTGCTCGGCGGCACCGCACCGGCCGGTGAATTCTTCGCGGGATTCATCACCGAGAAGTCCCTGAGCGTCGACAACCTCTTCGTCTTCGTCCTGATCATGGCGAAGTTCGCGGTCCCGGCGATCTACCAGCAGCGGGTGCTGCTGGTGGGTGTGCTGATCGCGCTGGTGCTGCGGGCCGGCTTCATCAGTGCCGGCGCCGCGATCATCGCCAACTTCTCCTGGGTGTTCTACCTCTTCGGCGCGTTCCTCATCTGGACCGCGTGGAAGCTCATCAAGGAGGCGCGCGCCGAGGAGGAGGACGAGGAGTTCGAGGAGAACCGCTTCCTGAAGATGGTCGAGAAGCGCTTCCCGTCGACCGACACGTACCACGGGACCAAGCTGTTCATCGTCGAGAACGGCAAGCGGCTGATGACGCCGATGCTGATCGTCATGCTGGCGATCGGCACCACCGACGTCCTCTTCGCGCTGGACTCGATCCCGGCGATCTTCGGCCTGACCCAGGACCCGTACATCGTCTTCACCGCCAACGCCTTTGCCCTGATGGGTCTGCGGCAGCTGTACTTCCTGATCGGCGGACTGCTGAAGAAGCTGGTCCACCTCTCGTACGGCCTGTCGATCATCCTGGGGTTCATCGGGGTCAAGCTGGTGCTGCATGCGCTGCACGAGTCCGGGGTGCCCGTTCCGGAGATCAGCATTCCGGTCTCGCTGGGCGTCATCTGCGCCGTGCTGATCGTCACCACGATCACCAGCCTGCGCGCCTCGAAGAAGCAAGCGGGCGGCGAGACGGCGGTCAAGGAGAACAGCGGCGTCTGA